The window CACAAAATGATAAGTAGTCTGCTCCTATTAGAGATACTCCTTACCCTTGAGGGCTATATTACAGGCTAACAAACAAAAAAGGTTACTTGATTTAGTTTATATTTCATAACATAAATGCCTTCACAAGTTACAGAAGTTTAACTTAACCTATAAAGTTAAACCGTAACAGTCGATTCAAACCCGTTTAATTGTATCAGAACTACTTCACTTAACTGTTTTACAAAACATTGGGTGATCTTCACATATTTCCAGAAATGTTCACAATGTTGATTTTTACAAGGCTGCCTATAAGCTCGAAGTAGCCTATTACCCTGAGCAACCTCTACAACCACAGTGAATGCATTCCACTATACGTCCTTCTTCAAGCTTCCCTTTTGGAACACGACAAATGCAGTTCGTACCAAAATTAGTGTCTCTTGTCTGTATACACCGAAGGCAACATAGGTTTTCATAACCTTGCTTCTTCCACTTCGCAATTAGGTTTTTGTCTGCAATGTTTTCCCTTAGACAAAACTCGTATAGTTCTCTACTTATAGCTTTCCTTCGATAAAAAAGGTCGTATATGTAACGTGATTTTTGATGATGAATTTTGAATATGGGCCACAGTGCTTCCACC is drawn from Anabrus simplex isolate iqAnaSimp1 chromosome 1, ASM4041472v1, whole genome shotgun sequence and contains these coding sequences:
- the l(1)10Bb gene encoding protein BUD31 homolog, giving the protein MPKVRRSKKAPPEGWELIEPTLEELEQKMREAETEPHEGKRKVEALWPIFKIHHQKSRYIYDLFYRRKAISRELYEFCLRENIADKNLIAKWKKQGYENLCCLRCIQTRDTNFGTNCICRVPKGKLEEGRIVECIHCGCRGCSG